One genomic region from Paraburkholderia azotifigens encodes:
- a CDS encoding MDR family MFS transporter, with the protein MSNHPQTKRHLVIAAVMASMAMVAIEATIVSTAMPQIVTQLGGLRLYSWVFSSFLLAQTAMTVVFGKLADLYGRKPTVLVGIAIFLIGSIGAGFAWSMPAMIAFRLIQGMGAGAIQPVTLTIVADLYPARERGKIQGYLASVWAISAVIGPMAGGLLIRDLSWSWIFWINVPIGILAAFGFISFLHEEKRHQRPSIDIMGAVLFTIAIGALMMALTDAGSENDVRALFEIALCVVAGALFAWHERRVPEPMISFALWSQRPIAACNAATVLSGMALMGLTTFLPMYVQGVLHQSPVVAGLALTMVMLGWPSGATFTAKSFHRLGLRRTMVAGSFFLPLGAIAFALLRPDGSPVTAGVGSLVMGLGMGIVSVSSLILIQEIVQPLQRGSATASNLFSRNLGSTLGAAIFGAVLNFGLSHFKGMSITSDQLRSLLDATPNAAQAALAGNDMVRAALHHSLHLTFLSILVICVGAVLSVMMVPHIKIGDQPREKTSAAAHLTEM; encoded by the coding sequence ATGTCGAACCATCCCCAGACGAAGCGTCATCTCGTCATCGCGGCCGTGATGGCGTCGATGGCGATGGTGGCGATCGAGGCCACCATCGTCTCGACGGCCATGCCGCAAATCGTTACGCAACTCGGCGGCCTGCGTCTTTACAGCTGGGTCTTCTCGTCGTTCCTGCTCGCGCAGACGGCGATGACCGTCGTGTTCGGCAAGCTCGCCGATCTGTACGGCCGCAAGCCGACCGTGCTGGTCGGTATTGCCATTTTCCTGATCGGCTCGATCGGCGCGGGCTTCGCCTGGTCGATGCCCGCGATGATCGCGTTCCGTCTGATTCAGGGCATGGGCGCGGGCGCGATCCAGCCCGTAACGCTGACCATCGTCGCCGACCTGTATCCGGCGCGCGAGCGGGGCAAGATTCAGGGCTACCTGGCGAGCGTCTGGGCGATTTCGGCCGTGATCGGCCCGATGGCGGGCGGTCTGCTGATCCGCGATCTGTCGTGGTCGTGGATCTTCTGGATCAACGTGCCCATCGGCATTCTGGCCGCATTCGGTTTCATCTCGTTCCTGCATGAAGAGAAACGTCACCAGCGCCCGTCGATCGACATCATGGGCGCGGTGCTGTTCACGATCGCGATCGGCGCGCTGATGATGGCGCTCACCGACGCCGGCTCGGAAAACGATGTCCGCGCGCTGTTCGAAATCGCGCTGTGCGTCGTCGCGGGCGCGCTGTTCGCGTGGCACGAGCGGCGCGTGCCGGAGCCGATGATCTCGTTCGCGCTATGGAGCCAGCGGCCCATCGCGGCGTGCAATGCGGCGACCGTGCTGTCCGGCATGGCGCTGATGGGTCTCACCACGTTTCTGCCCATGTACGTGCAGGGCGTGCTGCATCAATCGCCGGTGGTCGCGGGGCTCGCGTTGACGATGGTGATGCTCGGCTGGCCGTCGGGCGCGACCTTCACCGCGAAGTCGTTCCATCGCCTCGGGCTGCGGCGCACGATGGTGGCGGGCAGCTTCTTCCTGCCGCTCGGCGCCATTGCGTTCGCGCTGCTGCGGCCGGACGGCTCGCCCGTCACGGCGGGCGTCGGCTCGCTCGTGATGGGGCTGGGCATGGGGATCGTCAGCGTCAGTTCGCTGATCCTGATTCAGGAAATCGTGCAGCCGCTGCAACGCGGTTCGGCCACGGCATCGAACCTGTTTTCACGCAACCTGGGCAGCACGCTCGGCGCGGCGATTTTCGGTGCGGTGCTGAACTTCGGGCTCAGCCACTTCAAGGGCATGTCGATCACGTCCGACCAGTTGCGCTCGCTGCTCGACGCGACGCCGAATGCGGCACAGGCTGCGCTGGCGGGCAACGACATGGTGCGCGCGGCGCTGCATCATTCGCTGCATCTGACGTTCCTGTCGATCTTGGTGATCTGCGTAGGCGCGGTGCTGTCGGTGATGATGGTGCCGCACATCAAGATCGGCGACCAGCCGCGCGAAAAAACATCGGCGGCTGCGCATCTCACGGAGATGTGA
- a CDS encoding DEAD/DEAH box helicase: MSLPASGSTDSSSFDLLDERIRRWIWREGWTELRDAQERAVPALIEADRDVIIAAATAAGKTEAAFLPILSNLLRDEPCSGSVLYISPLKALINDQWSRLDSLCEALEIPVTGWHGDVSSGRKQRFVKQPTGVLLITPESLEAMFVTRGTSLAATFGALRYVVVDELHAFIGSERGMQLQSLMQRIDHVCGRRVPRVGLSATLGDMRLAAEFLRPKGAQDVQIVESGNTGQELKILIKGYVEKPPRIQFEPGIENPGLEDVVPASTVEVANHMYKVLRGSNNLIFPNSRRQVELYADLLRRACERDGYPNEFWPHHGSLSKELREQTEQALKKGDRPASAVCTTTLELGIDIGAVKSVVQVGAPPSVASLRQRLGRSGRRKGEAAILRCYCVEAELHSGSDLSDRLRESLVQSVAMVNLLLRGWFEPPRAGGMHPSTLVQQILSIIAERGGARAGELWETLVAEGPFGAIDKPAFAAILRSLGSKDLLVQEAGGLLLHGTAGERLVNHYAFYASFSSDDEFRIVAGAKVLGSVPVSRPLAPGQGLVFGGQRWRVQEVDAPRKTVHVTPDQGGVPPVFDGGGSLVRDEVRREMFNVLKDGAPVVFLDSTGRELLEEARRYFASNELATRSVFTHGGSTVLATWSGDWINDALVVLLRAEGFDAWNQGPTVSVRIHGADSVKDALQRIAALTPTQTTDALRAIGNIDNEKWDSTLPDDVKRSAYASLRLDMPGAQALARRLAAACD, encoded by the coding sequence ATGAGCTTGCCAGCTTCCGGCTCAACTGATTCGAGCAGCTTCGACCTGCTCGACGAGCGCATTCGCCGCTGGATCTGGCGCGAAGGCTGGACCGAGTTGCGCGATGCGCAGGAGCGGGCGGTGCCTGCACTGATCGAGGCCGACCGCGACGTGATCATCGCGGCGGCGACGGCTGCGGGCAAAACGGAAGCGGCTTTTCTGCCCATTCTGTCGAACCTGCTGCGCGACGAGCCGTGCAGCGGTTCCGTGCTGTACATCAGTCCGCTGAAAGCGCTGATCAACGATCAATGGTCGCGTCTCGACAGTCTCTGCGAAGCGCTGGAGATTCCCGTCACGGGCTGGCATGGCGATGTGTCGTCGGGGCGCAAGCAGCGCTTCGTGAAGCAGCCGACGGGCGTGCTGCTGATCACGCCCGAATCGCTCGAAGCAATGTTCGTCACGCGCGGCACGTCGCTGGCTGCGACCTTCGGTGCGCTGCGTTACGTGGTCGTCGACGAGTTGCATGCGTTCATCGGCTCGGAGCGCGGCATGCAGCTGCAGTCGCTGATGCAGCGCATCGATCATGTGTGCGGGCGGCGCGTGCCGCGCGTCGGGCTGTCGGCGACGCTCGGCGACATGCGGCTCGCTGCCGAATTTTTGCGCCCGAAAGGCGCGCAGGACGTGCAGATCGTCGAGTCGGGCAATACCGGCCAGGAACTCAAGATCCTGATCAAAGGCTATGTCGAGAAACCGCCGCGCATCCAGTTCGAACCCGGTATCGAGAATCCCGGTCTCGAAGACGTCGTGCCCGCCAGCACGGTCGAGGTTGCGAATCATATGTACAAGGTGCTGCGCGGCTCGAACAATCTGATTTTTCCGAACAGCCGACGGCAGGTCGAACTGTACGCCGACCTGCTGCGCCGCGCGTGCGAGCGCGACGGCTATCCGAACGAGTTCTGGCCGCATCACGGCAGTCTGTCGAAGGAGCTGCGCGAGCAGACGGAGCAGGCGTTGAAGAAAGGCGACCGGCCCGCGAGCGCCGTCTGCACGACGACACTCGAACTCGGCATCGACATCGGTGCAGTGAAGAGCGTGGTGCAGGTGGGCGCGCCGCCGTCGGTGGCGAGCTTGCGGCAGCGGCTCGGGCGCTCGGGACGGCGCAAGGGCGAAGCGGCCATTCTGCGCTGCTATTGCGTCGAAGCCGAATTACATAGCGGCTCCGATCTGTCGGACCGGCTGCGCGAAAGCCTCGTGCAATCGGTGGCGATGGTGAATCTGCTGCTGCGCGGCTGGTTCGAGCCGCCGCGCGCGGGCGGCATGCATCCGTCCACGCTCGTGCAGCAGATTCTTTCGATCATCGCCGAGCGCGGCGGCGCGCGGGCCGGCGAACTGTGGGAGACGCTCGTCGCCGAAGGTCCGTTCGGCGCGATCGACAAGCCTGCCTTCGCGGCCATATTGCGCAGCCTCGGTTCGAAAGACCTGCTTGTGCAGGAGGCGGGCGGCTTGCTGCTGCATGGCACGGCGGGCGAGCGGCTCGTCAATCACTACGCGTTCTACGCATCGTTTTCGAGCGACGACGAATTCCGCATCGTTGCGGGCGCGAAGGTGCTCGGCTCGGTGCCCGTGTCGCGGCCGCTGGCACCAGGGCAGGGGCTCGTGTTCGGCGGTCAGCGCTGGCGCGTGCAGGAAGTCGACGCGCCCCGCAAGACCGTCCATGTGACGCCGGATCAGGGCGGCGTGCCGCCCGTGTTCGACGGCGGCGGCTCGCTCGTGCGCGACGAGGTGCGGCGCGAGATGTTCAACGTGCTGAAGGACGGCGCGCCCGTCGTATTCCTCGATTCGACGGGGCGCGAGCTGCTCGAAGAGGCGCGCCGCTATTTCGCGTCGAACGAACTGGCCACGCGTTCCGTGTTCACGCATGGCGGCAGCACGGTGCTCGCGACGTGGTCCGGCGACTGGATCAACGATGCCCTCGTCGTGCTGCTGCGCGCCGAAGGGTTCGATGCGTGGAACCAGGGGCCGACGGTGAGCGTGCGCATTCATGGCGCGGATTCGGTGAAGGACGCGCTGCAACGGATCGCCGCGCTGACGCCCACGCAGACCACGGATGCCTTGCGCGCGATCGGCAATATCGACAACGAGAAGTGGGACTCGACCTTGCCCGACGACGTGAAGCGCAGCGCGTACGCGTCGCTGCGGCTCGACATGCCGGGCGCGCAGGCGCTGGCGCGGCGGCTGGCTGCCGCGTGTGACTGA
- a CDS encoding ATP-binding protein gives MTTIRPRDRDAVLQSLRAGVVPRIGQHLIQVGRARELEALLKDIERVADAGSAFRIVVGEYGAGKTFFLNLVRAIALEKKLVTIHADLNPDRRLHASGGQARSLYAELVKNMATRTKPEGGALAGVVEKFIGQAKTEAKATGRSSDEVIRAQLSQLTEMVNGYDFADVIAAYCRGFEEDNEKLKSDAVRWLRGEFSTRTDARQALGVRTIVDDANMYDQLKVLGRFVRLAGYSGLMVCLDEMVNLYKLANLQSRNANYEQILRILNDSLQGTAEGLGFVLGGTPEFLLDTRRGLYSYAALQSRLAENAFATNGLVDYSGPVIRLAALTPEDFYVLLDKLRLVYAFGDASKALVPEEAIPAFMAHCATRLGEAYFRTPRTTITAFINFLAVLEQNPSADWRALIGSMEIERDTGGAADIVNDAASDSDDELASFRLN, from the coding sequence ATGACAACGATTCGCCCCAGAGACCGCGACGCGGTCCTGCAATCCCTGCGTGCCGGCGTCGTGCCGCGCATCGGGCAACATCTGATCCAGGTCGGACGCGCGCGCGAACTCGAAGCGCTGCTGAAGGACATCGAGCGCGTCGCGGATGCAGGCTCGGCATTTCGCATCGTCGTCGGCGAATATGGCGCGGGCAAGACGTTCTTCCTGAACCTCGTGCGCGCGATCGCGCTCGAGAAAAAGCTCGTCACCATCCACGCAGACCTGAATCCGGACCGGCGTCTGCACGCGTCGGGCGGCCAGGCGCGCTCGCTGTACGCGGAACTCGTCAAGAACATGGCGACGCGCACCAAGCCCGAAGGCGGCGCGCTCGCGGGCGTGGTCGAGAAGTTCATCGGCCAGGCGAAGACGGAAGCGAAGGCGACGGGCCGCAGCAGCGACGAAGTGATCCGCGCGCAGCTCTCGCAGCTGACGGAGATGGTCAACGGCTACGATTTCGCCGACGTGATCGCCGCGTATTGCAGGGGCTTCGAAGAAGACAACGAGAAACTCAAGAGCGACGCCGTGCGCTGGCTGCGCGGCGAATTCTCGACGCGCACCGACGCGCGCCAGGCGCTCGGCGTGCGCACCATCGTCGACGACGCGAACATGTACGACCAGCTGAAAGTGCTCGGCCGTTTTGTGCGGCTCGCGGGCTACAGCGGCCTGATGGTGTGCCTCGACGAAATGGTGAATCTGTACAAGCTCGCCAACCTGCAGTCGCGCAACGCGAACTACGAGCAGATCCTGCGCATCCTGAACGACTCGCTGCAAGGTACGGCGGAAGGGCTCGGCTTCGTGCTGGGCGGCACGCCCGAGTTTCTGCTCGATACGCGCCGCGGTCTCTACAGCTACGCGGCGCTGCAATCGCGCCTCGCGGAAAACGCCTTCGCGACCAACGGTCTCGTCGACTACAGCGGCCCGGTGATCCGCCTCGCGGCGCTCACGCCGGAAGACTTCTACGTGCTGCTCGACAAGCTGCGCCTCGTCTACGCATTCGGCGACGCCAGCAAGGCGCTCGTGCCCGAGGAAGCGATTCCCGCGTTCATGGCGCACTGCGCGACGCGCCTCGGCGAAGCGTATTTCCGCACCCCGCGCACGACGATCACCGCCTTCATCAATTTTCTAGCGGTGCTGGAGCAGAACCCGTCGGCGGACTGGCGCGCGCTGATCGGCAGCATGGAGATCGAGCGCGACACGGGCGGCGCGGCCGACATCGTCAACGACGCCGCTTCCGATAGCGACGATGAGCTTGCCAGCTTCCGGCTCAACTGA
- a CDS encoding TerB N-terminal domain-containing protein, whose translation MTSSSGSYDDEPLISMSMAGAAADAYRISPASADARPGAGSFTRSSARWVAPGESVDIHGLDVSGGFFYTGDVQRSHSESIEACVIDARFDVDRDGADPSAALGSVALSYGGFTPGQRGTYLEWLASDRKKSDINTGYLFFYLYGLERRVLVDGAAGKVGGDEFNAIAKELRRLLNLDANYGWQKHVRALIDALSLMASRHTRMYLQPAPDGLATGYQVPLNVRVAFGQAALDQHPLPAGWALAWVKLDPMMVRRTAVARCPEEFDRVFMRQYRDRFGDGMLLPANRTKLDASPQPSFRALKSMPVPGFLVGLPDIAAVNGTRNKLQLLMHESAAALDAYSRYLGRYPEAQGTLEATLTLPPTMWPQATHDAIDALAAEIAGETAVSTFGALLARFRSGGKMTRDKAVVFTTALAEAGIAVEPDVRLGARTPKPTDAVALFAIEPGANPLAIDDAYDVATIIVDLAATVARADGDATQRETAVIEWQIDEWPHLSDEQRRRLKARNLVQLAQPTASAGLKKKLEPLSHDVKATIASFLVHTANADGVVSRDEVRLLEKVYRMLGIDPQRLYTDLHQHASGTAATPAHAGTKASKKHADAPKPAAPKHEFVLDATRIAALKEETARVSSMLADVFVEEAHTAHVIAHVHTLQAVKEQHVLAAPATAAAHDEVSAPAAQQMSEQASGQASEQTSGQASEPHEAPLLGLDDAHSSFLRLLVTRASWTRAELADAASHLELMLDGAIEQVNEASLDRWDEPLTDGDDPVEINQEVAQRLAA comes from the coding sequence ATGACAAGTTCTTCCGGCTCATACGACGACGAGCCGTTGATATCGATGAGCATGGCGGGCGCTGCCGCCGACGCCTACCGCATCAGCCCCGCATCGGCTGACGCGCGGCCGGGCGCGGGTTCGTTCACGCGTTCGTCCGCGCGCTGGGTCGCGCCGGGCGAAAGCGTCGATATCCACGGCCTCGATGTGTCGGGAGGCTTCTTCTATACGGGCGACGTGCAGCGCTCGCATTCCGAATCGATCGAAGCCTGCGTGATCGACGCACGCTTCGATGTCGACCGCGACGGCGCGGACCCGTCGGCAGCACTGGGCAGCGTTGCGCTCAGCTACGGCGGGTTCACACCCGGGCAGCGCGGGACCTACCTCGAATGGCTGGCGTCCGACCGGAAGAAATCGGACATCAACACCGGTTATCTGTTCTTTTATCTGTACGGACTGGAGCGGCGAGTTCTCGTCGACGGCGCGGCGGGCAAGGTCGGCGGCGACGAGTTCAATGCGATCGCGAAGGAACTGCGGCGCCTGCTCAATCTCGACGCCAACTACGGCTGGCAGAAGCACGTGCGCGCGCTGATCGATGCGCTGTCGCTGATGGCGTCGCGGCATACGCGGATGTACCTGCAACCCGCGCCCGACGGACTCGCGACGGGTTATCAGGTGCCGCTGAACGTGCGCGTCGCGTTCGGCCAGGCGGCGCTCGACCAGCATCCGCTGCCCGCCGGCTGGGCGCTCGCGTGGGTCAAGCTCGATCCCATGATGGTGCGGCGCACGGCGGTGGCGCGGTGTCCGGAGGAATTCGACCGGGTGTTCATGCGGCAGTATCGCGACCGTTTCGGCGACGGCATGTTGCTGCCCGCGAACCGCACGAAGCTCGACGCGTCGCCGCAACCGTCGTTCCGCGCGCTGAAGAGCATGCCCGTGCCGGGTTTCCTGGTCGGTTTGCCCGACATCGCCGCCGTCAACGGCACGCGCAACAAGCTGCAGCTGCTGATGCACGAAAGCGCCGCGGCGCTCGACGCGTACAGCCGCTACCTTGGCCGCTATCCCGAGGCGCAGGGCACGCTCGAAGCGACGCTGACGCTGCCGCCCACGATGTGGCCGCAGGCGACGCACGACGCGATCGATGCGCTCGCCGCCGAAATCGCCGGCGAGACGGCTGTCAGCACGTTCGGTGCACTGCTGGCGCGCTTCAGGTCGGGCGGCAAGATGACGCGCGACAAGGCGGTCGTGTTCACGACGGCACTCGCGGAAGCGGGCATCGCCGTCGAACCCGACGTGCGCCTCGGCGCACGCACGCCGAAGCCGACGGACGCCGTCGCGCTGTTCGCGATCGAACCGGGTGCGAATCCGCTCGCCATCGACGACGCATACGACGTCGCGACGATCATCGTCGATCTGGCCGCGACCGTCGCGCGCGCCGACGGCGACGCGACGCAGCGGGAGACGGCCGTGATCGAATGGCAGATCGACGAGTGGCCGCATTTGTCGGACGAGCAGCGCAGGCGGCTGAAGGCGCGTAACCTCGTGCAGCTCGCGCAGCCTACGGCGAGCGCGGGCCTGAAGAAGAAGCTCGAACCGCTGTCGCATGACGTCAAGGCGACGATCGCGTCGTTCCTCGTCCATACGGCCAACGCCGATGGCGTGGTATCGCGCGACGAAGTGCGTCTGCTCGAAAAGGTGTACCGGATGCTCGGCATCGATCCGCAGCGCCTCTACACCGATCTGCATCAGCACGCGAGCGGCACGGCAGCCACGCCGGCGCACGCGGGCACGAAGGCGTCGAAGAAACATGCCGACGCGCCGAAGCCCGCCGCACCGAAGCACGAATTCGTGCTCGACGCGACGCGCATCGCTGCGCTCAAGGAAGAGACGGCGCGGGTGTCGTCGATGCTGGCCGATGTGTTCGTCGAGGAAGCGCATACGGCTCACGTCATCGCGCACGTGCATACGCTGCAAGCCGTCAAGGAACAGCACGTGCTTGCAGCACCCGCAACAGCGGCCGCGCATGATGAGGTGTCCGCACCTGCCGCGCAGCAAATGTCCGAACAAGCGTCCGGACAAGCGTCCGAGCAAACGTCCGGACAGGCGTCTGAACCGCACGAAGCGCCGCTGCTCGGCCTCGACGATGCGCACTCGTCGTTCCTGCGCCTGCTCGTCACGCGCGCCTCGTGGACGCGCGCCGAACTCGCCGACGCCGCGTCGCATCTCGAACTGATGCTGGACGGCGCGATCGAACAGGTGAACGAAGCGTCCCTCGACCGTTGGGACGAACCGCTCACGGACGGAGACGATCCCGTCGAAATCAATCAGGAAGTCGCACAAAGGTTGGCTGCATGA
- the rarD gene encoding EamA family transporter RarD, with protein MNANNQKQKEGAGYAALLVALCWWGLMPLYYWHLKEVSAPEMLAHRVFWSFALLSVVIALKPALRQQMGDWRSFALALLPALLLSANWVVYILASVTGNALQASLGYFLNPLLSAALGIVFLNERLNGLKAAALALGLAGTFVQCYAHGGVPVFAVMLTVTFSLLGLTRKVWPTRNAIVSTWRETVVMMPFALGYFGYLTSHHALAFTSYGIDASVLMMMAGPLTVVPLALYAYAMPLVSLTESAVMQYVTPTVTFVLALTVFRERLTAIDLTGYGLIWCGLALATYASVRRRHLTLVVGQSAAAQGTQGVQSVQGVQGAGVAGQNVSFLSAHKKTPASAGVNRFWHSEGRPEPERRCEKSDA; from the coding sequence ATGAATGCAAACAATCAGAAGCAGAAGGAGGGCGCCGGCTACGCTGCGCTGCTCGTGGCGCTGTGCTGGTGGGGCTTGATGCCGTTGTACTACTGGCATCTGAAAGAAGTGAGCGCGCCGGAAATGCTTGCGCATCGCGTGTTCTGGTCGTTCGCGCTGCTGTCCGTGGTGATTGCGCTCAAGCCCGCGTTGCGGCAGCAAATGGGCGACTGGCGCTCGTTCGCGCTCGCGCTGTTGCCGGCCTTGCTGCTGTCGGCGAACTGGGTCGTGTATATCCTCGCGTCCGTGACGGGCAATGCGCTGCAGGCGAGTCTCGGCTACTTCCTGAACCCGCTCTTGTCCGCGGCGCTCGGCATCGTTTTTCTGAACGAGCGGCTGAATGGTCTGAAAGCGGCGGCGCTGGCGCTCGGCCTGGCGGGCACCTTCGTCCAGTGCTACGCACATGGCGGCGTGCCCGTGTTCGCCGTGATGCTGACGGTGACGTTCTCGCTGCTCGGACTCACGCGCAAAGTGTGGCCGACGCGCAATGCGATCGTCAGCACGTGGCGCGAAACCGTGGTGATGATGCCTTTTGCGCTCGGCTATTTCGGCTATCTGACGTCGCATCATGCGCTTGCTTTCACGTCGTACGGCATCGACGCATCGGTGCTGATGATGATGGCGGGTCCGCTGACGGTAGTGCCGCTCGCGCTCTACGCGTACGCGATGCCGCTGGTGTCGCTGACGGAATCGGCCGTGATGCAATACGTGACCCCGACGGTGACCTTCGTGCTCGCGCTGACGGTCTTCCGTGAGCGGCTGACGGCGATTGACCTGACGGGTTATGGCCTGATCTGGTGCGGCCTCGCGCTCGCGACCTACGCATCGGTCCGGCGCCGTCATCTGACGCTCGTCGTCGGACAGTCCGCGGCCGCGCAAGGGACGCAAGGCGTGCAAAGTGTGCAGGGCGTGCAAGGTGCGGGCGTCGCGGGACAGAACGTGTCCTTTCTGTCAGCCCACAAAAAGACGCCAGCTTCCGCTGGCGTAAATAGGTTCTGGCATTCCGAGGGCCGTCCAGAACCTGAGAGACGGTGCGAAAAATCTGACGCTTGA
- a CDS encoding aspartate aminotransferase family protein — protein MKSETDSEDGARFDSVNPHWARFLDEAGLDMTGARGDGCYIETADGRALLDCLAGFGTANLGHAHASLLARFADALQRTSVNVFPFECADSQRLLADKLLALSGWRFQKVFFATTGAEAVESAVKFAMTSTGRPDVITFRDAFHGLSMFSSFMTGNPFWTEALPWKPGNVHHVDAHNFAALEDMLASRKVAAVVFEPVAGSSSAQHWNVETSARLAALCRATGTKLIADEVYCGLGRTGNWFGIDAIGMSDTSAAPDMVVVSKGLTGGLVPLSAVLLNDADFDAVFGAPGKAKVHGSTFGGNRLAMHCGLIVLDLVESGRLVDNAAAMGALIEARLATRFNGRVIVRGKGLALSLELDVWFAGELNKSMSDVWLDLIDGGVLAMPNSAAPDSLRLSPPLIFGVDEVEVLIDRLDEALQP, from the coding sequence TTGAAGTCTGAGACGGATTCTGAGGACGGAGCGCGCTTCGATTCCGTCAATCCGCACTGGGCGCGTTTTCTCGACGAAGCGGGCCTCGACATGACGGGCGCGCGCGGCGACGGCTGCTATATCGAAACAGCGGACGGCCGTGCGTTGCTCGACTGTCTAGCAGGATTCGGCACGGCGAACCTGGGGCACGCGCATGCGTCGCTGCTCGCACGTTTCGCCGATGCATTGCAGCGGACGTCGGTGAATGTCTTTCCGTTCGAGTGCGCCGACTCGCAGCGCCTGCTCGCCGACAAGCTGCTCGCGCTCTCCGGCTGGCGTTTCCAGAAAGTCTTCTTCGCGACCACGGGCGCCGAGGCCGTCGAAAGCGCCGTGAAATTCGCGATGACGAGCACAGGACGGCCGGACGTCATCACGTTTCGCGACGCGTTTCACGGCCTGTCGATGTTTTCGTCGTTCATGACGGGCAATCCGTTCTGGACGGAGGCGCTGCCGTGGAAGCCGGGCAACGTCCATCACGTCGACGCGCACAACTTCGCCGCCCTCGAAGACATGCTGGCGAGCCGCAAGGTCGCTGCTGTCGTGTTCGAGCCCGTCGCGGGCTCGTCGTCGGCGCAGCACTGGAACGTGGAAACGTCGGCGCGGCTCGCGGCGCTGTGCCGGGCGACGGGCACGAAGCTGATCGCCGACGAAGTCTATTGCGGGCTCGGACGCACGGGCAACTGGTTCGGAATCGACGCAATCGGCATGAGCGATACGTCGGCGGCGCCCGACATGGTCGTCGTGTCGAAAGGCCTGACGGGCGGGCTCGTGCCGCTGTCGGCCGTCCTGCTCAACGACGCCGACTTCGATGCCGTATTCGGCGCGCCCGGCAAGGCGAAAGTCCACGGCTCGACATTCGGCGGCAACCGGCTCGCGATGCACTGCGGGCTAATCGTGCTCGATCTCGTCGAGAGCGGACGGCTCGTCGACAACGCGGCGGCGATGGGCGCGCTGATCGAAGCGCGCCTCGCCACGCGTTTCAATGGGCGCGTGATCGTCCGGGGCAAGGGCCTTGCGCTCAGTCTCGAACTCGATGTGTGGTTCGCCGGTGAGCTGAACAAGAGCATGTCCGACGTGTGGCTTGATCTGATCGACGGTGGCGTGCTGGCGATGCCGAATTCCGCTGCGCCGGATTCGCTGCGCCTGTCGCCGCCGCTGATTTTTGGCGTGGATGAAGTGGAAGTTCTGATCGATCGACTCGACGAGGCGCTACAGCCATGA
- a CDS encoding iron-containing redox enzyme family protein produces the protein MMQVTTAADLFAAPRFRPGVQLTEEDNGLTVDYREQSCSVIADKQGALKAFVESLRRGDTSIPELKRRHTELAPEIDGLIEEFDRLGLLTESAFPEPQGCLSGEEFYHRLRKFASETIAAKSKSRLYQGLCDRTLPKSALIGYALEYFYIVREAPGLIAPALAHAGPVKVQKSLQGFLASELNHDDMLRQSLHAVSIRTDNLDDLVPLPATFALCASLGVYARQHPLSFKSLLFLFEQPSVSFHIELANYCRETGIPEGFWRPIARHATINDEFDHEDISLSLLSEIEAISPEEQMTVKKHVMLAIETMVLQENQILDFYGRQPVVKPRIFA, from the coding sequence ATGATGCAAGTCACGACCGCCGCCGATCTTTTCGCCGCGCCGCGCTTTCGTCCCGGCGTGCAACTCACGGAAGAGGACAACGGCCTGACCGTCGACTATCGCGAGCAATCGTGCTCCGTCATTGCCGACAAGCAGGGCGCGCTCAAGGCGTTCGTCGAATCGCTCAGGCGCGGCGACACCTCCATCCCGGAACTGAAGCGCCGCCATACCGAACTTGCGCCGGAAATCGACGGGTTGATCGAGGAATTCGACCGCCTCGGTCTTCTGACGGAAAGTGCGTTTCCCGAACCGCAAGGCTGTCTGTCCGGCGAGGAGTTCTATCACCGGCTTAGAAAATTCGCGTCGGAAACGATCGCGGCGAAATCGAAATCGCGCCTGTACCAGGGGCTGTGCGACCGCACGCTGCCGAAGAGCGCGCTGATCGGCTATGCGCTCGAGTACTTCTATATCGTGCGTGAAGCGCCGGGGTTGATTGCGCCCGCGCTCGCGCATGCCGGGCCCGTCAAGGTGCAGAAGTCGCTGCAGGGTTTTCTCGCCTCCGAACTGAATCACGACGACATGCTGCGGCAGTCGCTGCACGCCGTCTCCATCCGCACCGACAATCTCGACGATCTGGTGCCGCTGCCCGCCACGTTCGCGCTGTGCGCATCGCTGGGCGTGTATGCGCGCCAGCATCCGTTGAGCTTCAAGTCGCTGCTGTTCCTGTTCGAGCAGCCGAGCGTGAGCTTTCATATCGAACTGGCGAACTATTGCCGCGAGACGGGCATCCCGGAAGGCTTCTGGCGTCCGATCGCCCGTCACGCGACGATCAACGACGAGTTCGATCACGAAGACATTTCGCTCAGCCTGCTTTCTGAAATCGAAGCCATCTCGCCGGAAGAGCAGATGACGGTCAAGAAGCACGTGATGCTCGCCATCGAAACGATGGTGCTTCAGGAGAACCAGATTCTCGATTTCTACGGCAGGCAACCCGTCGTCAAACCGCGCATCTTCGCGTGA